One part of the Truepera radiovictrix DSM 17093 genome encodes these proteins:
- a CDS encoding AI-2E family transporter, with protein MVHATLAELWRSPYVRLACLLLLASGAVWFFYETRGVWLLFFLAYTIAYLTNPLTLWFQRRRLPRWLGVGVVLLLLTALFALASFVIAQFVHQASLFMQELPNLNEPLLRWYEGLPEVLRGLVPTPVVDFLGQPGAQAGAELGAELIAPFEGMVGYLGGVLTQFSANVFALLVNFVGGLLQAVVLLFLTLFLLYDFNGINRTFLRLIPERYREGGLETLQRLDVSVGGYIRGQILIALVVGFSIWLGLTLLGVPLAFGVGFVAAVFNVVPFLGPIVAFIPAGLLALTVGWPYVLATAALFMVINFLDGNVISPIIFSKTVKVHPLTVILSVALGASLLGLLGAVLAVPTAAFVKVLYQEYYLTSRWYQRERYSALRADPPAPLTLEAQAPRATPAPGKRA; from the coding sequence ATGGTCCACGCCACGTTGGCTGAGCTCTGGCGGAGCCCCTATGTGCGCCTCGCGTGTCTGCTGCTCCTCGCGAGCGGGGCGGTGTGGTTTTTCTACGAGACGCGGGGCGTCTGGCTGCTCTTTTTCTTGGCCTACACGATCGCCTACCTGACCAACCCCCTGACGCTCTGGTTTCAGCGCCGGCGTTTGCCGCGGTGGTTGGGGGTGGGGGTGGTCTTGCTGCTCCTAACGGCGCTGTTCGCGCTCGCTTCTTTCGTGATCGCGCAGTTTGTCCACCAAGCTTCGCTCTTTATGCAGGAGCTGCCGAACCTCAACGAACCGCTGCTGCGCTGGTACGAGGGGCTCCCCGAGGTGCTGCGCGGGCTCGTGCCGACGCCGGTGGTCGACTTTTTGGGGCAGCCGGGCGCGCAGGCGGGGGCGGAGTTGGGGGCTGAGCTGATCGCACCCTTTGAGGGGATGGTGGGCTACTTGGGCGGGGTGCTCACGCAGTTTAGCGCGAACGTCTTCGCGCTGCTCGTCAACTTCGTCGGCGGCCTTTTGCAGGCGGTCGTGCTGCTTTTTCTGACGCTCTTTTTGCTCTACGACTTTAACGGCATCAACCGCACCTTTTTGCGCCTTATCCCCGAGCGCTACCGCGAGGGGGGGCTCGAGACGCTCCAGCGGCTCGACGTGAGCGTCGGCGGGTACATCCGCGGCCAGATCCTGATCGCTTTGGTGGTTGGGTTTAGCATCTGGTTGGGGCTGACGCTCCTGGGGGTGCCGCTCGCTTTCGGCGTGGGGTTCGTCGCCGCCGTCTTTAACGTCGTGCCCTTTCTGGGGCCGATCGTCGCCTTTATCCCGGCAGGGCTGCTGGCGCTTACCGTGGGGTGGCCCTACGTCTTGGCGACAGCCGCCCTTTTTATGGTGATCAACTTTCTCGACGGCAACGTGATCAGCCCGATTATCTTCTCCAAAACGGTCAAAGTTCACCCGCTCACGGTGATTTTGTCGGTCGCCCTCGGCGCGAGCCTGCTCGGGCTCCTCGGCGCCGTGCTCGCCGTACCGACCGCGGCGTTCGTCAAGGTGCTCTACCAGGAGTACTACTTAACGAGCCGCTGGTACCAGCGCGAGCGCTATAGCGCGCTGCGGGCGGACCCCCCGGCACCCCTCACCTTAGAAGCCCAAGCGCCTCGAGCGACGCCCGCGCCGGGCAAGCGAGCGTGA